A window from Oryzias melastigma strain HK-1 unplaced genomic scaffold, ASM292280v2 sc00352, whole genome shotgun sequence encodes these proteins:
- the LOC112140154 gene encoding proteasome subunit beta type-6-B like protein, translating into MEKHFTDSRVKGVSTGTTILAAVFDGGVVIGSDSRASMGGEFVSSKTINKVIQVHDRIFCCMAGSLADAQAVTKTAKFQLSFHSVQMENPPLVIAAASVLKELCYNNKDELQAGFITAGWDKKKGPQVYVVSLGGMLISQPVTIGGSGSTYIYGYVDAKYKVNMTREECLQFATNALALAMGRDNVSGGVVNLVVITEAGAEHIVIPGDKLPTFSDE; encoded by the exons ATGGAGAAACACTTCACGGACTCGCGAGTCAAAGGAGTCAGCACAGGA aCCACCATCCTGGCTGCAGTCTTTGATGGAGGGGTCGTGATCGGATCAGACTCCCGAGCTTCCATGGGAGG GGAGTTTGTATCCTCTAAAACCATCAACAAGGTGATTCAGGTTCATGACCGGATCTTCTGCTGCATGGCCGGTTCACTAGCAGATGCTCAGGCTGTCACCAAAACAGCAAAGTTCCAGCTTTCCTTTCACAG TGTTCAGATGGAGAATCCTCCACTGGTGATCGCAGCAGCTTCAGTACTGAAAGAACTGTGTTACAACAACAAAGACGAGCTGCAGGCCGGCTTCATCACTGCAGGCTGGGACAAGAAGAAAGGACCTCAG GTGTACGTTGTTTCTCTGGGTGGGATGTTGATCAGCCAACCTGTCACCATCGGTGGATCAGGCAGCACATATATCTATGGTTATGTTGATGCTAAATACAAAGTCAACATGACCAGAGAAGAGTGTCTACAGTTCGCCACAAACG CTCTGGCTCTGGCCATGGGCAGGGACAACGTCAGCGGAGGAGTGGTGAATCTGGTGGTCATCACCGAGGCAGGAGCGGAGCACATTGTTATTCCTGGTGACAAACTTCCTACGTTCAGCGATGAGTGA